Genomic DNA from Desulfuromonas versatilis:
GCTTCTGCCTCTGCAGGCTCGAGCGGTGCGGGCGGCACCTGGAGATCGACGACCGCAGGCGGAGCGGCGGGCGGTGTTCCATACCACCCCCAAACGCCCCAGAAGGCGAGCAGGGCCAGCAGCACAAGGCCGGCCGGAACCAGCCGCTGCCGTCTTCCCCGGCCCGGAGCGCCGGGCGTCACGCTCGCCCCGAGCGCCGGGCGGGCGACGGGGTCCGCGGCGGCCTGCTGTTTGCGGGCCTCGAGGTCCTTGAGCATCTGGTTGATCAGGCTCACGGCATACCTCCCAGCGCCCACCGCGCCACCAAGGCCAGCCCGGCCAGGATCAGCGCCCCCGTCAAGGCCAGGCCCCAGACCATCGGCGCGGCGCTCAGCCGCTCGCCGAGCGCCGCGTCGGGGGTGTCGGCGACGGCCGCCCTGACCGGGGCCAGGTCGATGGTGGCCTCGCCCCGCCCGAAGGCGGCCAGCAAGGACTTGTGACAGAGGATGTTGACCAGCCTCGGCACGCCTCGGCTGGCGCGGAACAGGCGGTCGATGGCCCGGCGGGTGAAAATCTGCTGCGGGCAGCCGGCGACCCGCAGGCGATGAGCGACGTAACCGGCGACGTCCTCCCGATTCAGGGGCTCGAGCCGGTAGCCGAAGGTGATCCGCTGGCGCAGCTGACGCAGGCCGGTCCCGGCCAGCCGCTCGTCAAGCTCGGGCTGGGCGAACAGCACGATGTGCAGCAGCTTGCGCTTTTCGGTCTCCAGGTTGCTGAGCAGGCGCAGGGCCTCGAGGCTCTCGTCGCTCATGGCCTGGGCCTCGTCGATGCACAACACCACCTGCCGGCCGGCATCGCTCAGCTCCACCAGCCTGGCGGCGAGGCACTTGAGCAGCTCCTGAACCGTGGCGTCGCGCCGGAACTCGATCCCCAGTTCGTCGGCGACCGCCTGGTGCAGCTGGCGCGGGGAGAGCAGCGGGTTGGGCAGGTAGGCGGTGACACAGTCTTCGCCGAGCGAGTCGAGCAGCCGGCGGCAGAGCAGGGTCTTGCCGGTGCCGACCTCGCCGACGATCTTGATGAACCCTTCCCCGGTGGCAAGCGCCACCAGCAGCACGTTGAGCGCTTCCTGCTGGCCCGGGTGCCGGTAGAAAAAACCGGTGTCCGGGGTCAGGGAAAAAGGCTGTTCTGCAAATCCGAAATGTTCCAGATACATGGTCTGGCGCCTTTGTTCAAATTGCTGACCCTAGCGCGCGGCGGGGCGCACCGAGAAGCCCTGTTGTTCGGTCAGGCTGTGCTGCCACCCCTGCTGGAAGTACGCGCCCATCCCCTCGATGCGCTGCCGGGATTTTGACACTTCACTGTCCCAGGCCTGGCTGTCCTGGACCACCAGCGGTCGCAGCAGGATGACCAGTTCGCTTTTGCGCGAACTGGATTGGGTGTGGCGGAACAGGGGCCCCAGCAGCGGCACCTTGCCGAGGTAGGGGACCGAGGCCACGTCCTTGACCACCGAGTTCTGCATCAGCCCGCCGATCACCACCACCTGGCCGCTGCGGGCCCGCACGATGCTGTCGGACTCGCGCACGGTGCTCAGCGCCAGGGGCAGGATCTGCGGCCGCTCACCCACGGTGACGGTCTTCTGCTGGTCGCGGACCTCGCTGATGGTGGGGTGGATGTGCAGGGTCACGCCGCCGGAGGAATCGATCTGCGGGGTGACATCCAGAGCGATGCCGGAGAAGAAGGGCGTCAGGGTGATGTCCGAGGTGGTGGTGGCGGTGGTGCCGGTCACCGTGTCGCTGGAGATGTCGGTGACGAAGAACTCGTCCGAGCCGACCTTGATCACCGCTTTCTGGTTGTTGACCGTGGAGATGCGCGGGCTGGAGAGCACCTGGACGTTCCCCTGGGTCTCGAGCAGCTCGATGAAGGCGGTGAAGTCCTTGAGGTTGAGCGCGGCGCTGAACACCCCGCCGAAGGCCGAGGTGTCGGTCCCCTCGGGCAGCAGCAGGTCGAGGGGGTTGAGGGTGCCGCTGTTGCCGGCGATTTCTGAGATCCCCTGGTTGAACAGCGTTCCGCCGCCGGTCTGGCCGATGACGATGGTCTTGTCCTGGCCCGGGCGGCCGAGCGCGGCCCAGTTGATCCCCGACTGGAAACCGTCGCTGAGTTCGACCTCGAGAATTTTCGCCTCGAGGATCACCTGGCGCTGCAGGGTTCCCTGGATGGCGGTCAGGTAGGCCTCGACCCCCTGCAGTTCTTCGGGCATCGCCCGCACCACCACCACCCCGGCCTGGGGCTGCACCACGACCTGGCGCCCCTCGTGGCTGCCGACGATGGCCTGCAGCGCGGCGGCGAGCTCCCGCCAGAAATCGGCCAGCGACTCGGTGTCGATGCGGCTGCCGGAGACCGCCCGCTGGCTGTCCTCCTGGCCGTTTTTGTCCTCGACCACCTCGCTCACCTGCCCCGAGCTGACCCGGGTCTGGGAGACCCCCCGGCGCACGAGGTTGAGGTAGTTGACGTAGAACACCTTCGACTGAAGGCCGAAGGGCATGACCTGGAAGCCGGTTTCGGTACGATGGAAGGGATAGCCGTAGACGTTGCGCACCACCTCCATGACCTCGGGGATGGTCGCGTTTTTCAGGCTGAGGGTGATCTCGCCGGACACCTCCGGATGCACCACCATGTTGTAGGGGGAGCCGGCGACCAGGCCCATGAAGAATTCGGCGGCCGGGGTCTTTTTGGCCGAGATGTCGAATCGCGGCTCGGCGGCGGCCATCGGCATCCCCGTTACCGCCGGAGGCAGCAGGGCGGTGGAGATCTCGGGAGGCAGGATCACCGGCCCGACCGGGGCCGGCGCCTGGGCGGGCTCCTGCAGCGCCTGGCCGATTTCGCGGCCGGCATCGGCGCCGCGCGGCGGCGGAGCGCAGCCCCAGGCAAAAAGCAGCGCCGTCAGCAGCAGGCAGCGGGTGGCGGACAGAACGTTAGGCCACATTGGTCATTTCCCCTCTTGATGTTGCGCGGATGGCTCTTTCAGGCGATCCGGAGTCAGGTTCAGGGTGTACTCACGCTTGCCCTTTTGCAGCAGCACCGCGGACGGCGTGATCGCCACCACTCGTGCCCCGTCGATGCGATCGCCCTCCACCACGGCCTGCCCGCTGATCACGGCCACCCGACGCTCGGGGGAAACCAGGATCGAGCTGAGCCGCCAATCGGGGGCTTTGCTCCGCAGCGGTTCGGGGGCCCGCTCGGGGGCGGCGGGGATGGGTGGCCGGGTCGGGTCCCGCAGCTCGGCACCCCGGGCGTCGACCGCCAGGGCGAGGGCCGCCGCGAACAGGATGCAGCAGGAAAACCATTTCTTCCGTGAAAGTTCAGACACCGATCCACCCCCTTTTGAGGCTCAGGGTGTGCACGGTCAGACGCACCCGGGAGGTTGGATGGCGCAGCACCTCGATCTGCAGCTCATCCCAGAAAAGATGCCGCGGCAGAGTCTCCAGCTCGCGCAGGTAGGCCAGGGTATCGACGTAGCTCCCTTCGAACTCGATGCGCAGGGCATGCCGATAGAGGTTGGGCATCTCGCCCGGCAGCGCCGCTCCGGCAGGGGCCTCCAGCAGGGCGACCGGCTCCAGGTTCTCCATCCGCAGCAGCCGCAGCCCTTTTTGCCGGGACAGCACCTGCTCCACCAGCCGGGGCATTTCCCGGGGCGAGACCAGGTTGTCGGCCATCCCTTCCAGCTCCGCTCCGATCGCGGCGATCTCTGCCTCCAACTGCTGCAGCGCCAGGCGGTTTTTCTGGTCGGGATCCTGGCTGTGCAGGGCGATCACCTGTTCACCCTGAGCGGTGATCTGCGCGGTCTGCACATCGATCGCCTGGATGCGCGCCTGGAGCAGGCGCCGGCGCTCCTCGATGGGCTGGTAGAGCAGGGCATGCCAGGCGGCCGCCAGCAGGGCCAATGCCCCGAGCAGCAGCAGGGCGCGCTCGCGCAGCGAGCGCTTCTCGAGGCGCTCGCCCCAGGTCTTGAGGCGGCCCAACAGGGGATTCATCGGCTCACCTCCTGATTGCTCAGAAGAAAATCGACGGCGTCGGGCCGCTGTTCGGAGCGCTCGATTTCGAAGCGGCTGAACTCGAGGCCGCCGAACACCGGCTCCTCGGAAAGTCGTCCCACCAGCCGGGGCACCAGTTCCGGGTTCAGGGCGCTGCCCGCCAACGACACCTGCCGGCCGCCCCCGGCCAACTCGATGCGGCGCAGCCAGACTCCCGCCAGGGATTGGCCGGCCAGCCCTTCGAGATGCCCGGAGAACCCTCCGGGCTCCTCGAGCCCGGCCTGGAGCAGGGCGGCCAAGGGCCGCTGCGCCTCCCGTTCGACCGTCAACCGGGCCAGCTGCTGTTTCAGGAGCTGGCTTTCCTGGCGGGGGGGATACTGGTTCTGGATCTCGTCCAAACGCCTGGAGGCTTCTGCCTGATGCTGCTCGATCCTGCCCAGTTCATCGTTCAAACGGTTGGCCTGGGCAAGAAAAGCCAGGGAGGCGATGGTCAGCAGCGCCACGGCGCCAAGCAGCACGCCGAGCATGGTCGGTGCCGAAAGCATGACCCGGGGCTCCAGGGCGGCGCTCTGAAAAAGGTTGATCTGCTGCTTCATGGCGCCCCCTCGACATCGCGCAGGGCGGCTCCGAAAGCCGGCAGGCAGCGGGCCTGGTCCAGGGGCGAGAGCGCGGCCCCTTCGAAAAGCGCCGCCAGGTCCAGCCGGCGCACCGAAATCCCCAGGTAATCCGCCAGGTATTCGGTGAGCCGCGGCACCTCCTGCTCGAGGGGGGCGACCACCAGGCTCTGGATGGCGGGAAGGGAGAAGCTGCTGCCGTAAAAGTCGAGGGAGCGCTGGATTTCAAGCACGATGGAGTCGAGCATCCCCTGCAGCCGGTAGCCGGCTTCCTCTGCGGACTGCCCATCCCCCTCGGCGGCGATCTCCGCCAGGTCGGCCGCGCCGACACTGATGCTGCGGGCCAGGTAAAGGACGCCGCCGCGGCTGATGGTGATCTGTCCCCGGTGCCGCCCCAGCTGCAGCAGCGCCAGTCCCCGCTCCTCCTCGGGCAGCAGGGTCGCCAGGTTGCGCAGCACGAGCTCGGGGATGTCCATGGCGCTGACCTTGAGGCGGGCCGCCCGCAGCAGGGCCGCCCGGTTGCGGACCTGGACCCGGGGAGCAGCCACCACGTAGGCCATTTTTGCCCGCCCCGGCTGGGCGGGGTTGGGCACGAGAAAGTAATCGATGATCGCCTCCTCGACGGGATAGTCGATCAGGTCCCTGATATGCCAGCAGACCGCGGAGGAGATCTCCTCCTCGGGCACCTCGGGGGGATCGACCTGCAACAGGCTGTAATTGCCCACCCCCATCACCCCCACGCAGCGGCTTCGCCCCAGACCGTGAAGGCGAATGGCCTCCTGCAGCAGGGCAGTCCGGTCCTGTTCGCGGCGGGCCTCGATGAATCGGCAGACCGTCACCTGCGGGCGCTCGCCCTCACGGCGCTTGAGATGCACCACCCCGAGCCCGTCGGGGTGTTCGCAGATGCCGGTGACTCCGTCCTGGGCTCCGGCTTGTCGAAAGGGGAATTTCAGCATGGTCACTCCGTTTCGCCCGGCAGGCTTATCCTGTCCCACCGGCCGCTGCGGCTCATTTCATACAACAACTGTGCCAGAAACCCTGCCATCCCGGGTTCTCCGCTGGCCTGACGGGGCCTGAAAACTTAAAAATGTAGCCGGGTTACCAATGTCACACTGGAAACGGGGCTTTTCCAGCGGTACTTGGAGAAAGGGGATTAACGACCGGCCGGTTGAAAGGGGAGAAAATCGCGATAGGCTTTCCTGAATAGAATTAAAAATTCCAAACCGCAAGCGGTGAGTCAAAATTCCGTCTCTCCCCCCCGGCCGAGCCAGCGGAGACAACGCCTGGGGGGGGGCTCAACCAAGGGGGACCAGCCAAGCATGGTCAAAGACTGTTCAGATAGCATCCTCCGCTGCATCACCGAGGGAGATTTCGCAGCCTGGCGCACTCAGCAGGGGGCGCGGGTGGTCTGCCACCGGGGGCGCTATTGGGAAGCTCAGCCCGCGGGGTTTTTCAACGGACTGCACCTGATGGCGCGCATGGCCGCTGCCGAAACGACCAGGCCAACCCCTTTCTGCTGGGGGTATCGGGCCACCCTGCGGA
This window encodes:
- a CDS encoding ExeA family protein, translated to MYLEHFGFAEQPFSLTPDTGFFYRHPGQQEALNVLLVALATGEGFIKIVGEVGTGKTLLCRRLLDSLGEDCVTAYLPNPLLSPRQLHQAVADELGIEFRRDATVQELLKCLAARLVELSDAGRQVVLCIDEAQAMSDESLEALRLLSNLETEKRKLLHIVLFAQPELDERLAGTGLRQLRQRITFGYRLEPLNREDVAGYVAHRLRVAGCPQQIFTRRAIDRLFRASRGVPRLVNILCHKSLLAAFGRGEATIDLAPVRAAVADTPDAALGERLSAAPMVWGLALTGALILAGLALVARWALGGMP
- the mshL gene encoding pilus (MSHA type) biogenesis protein MshL, with protein sequence MWPNVLSATRCLLLTALLFAWGCAPPPRGADAGREIGQALQEPAQAPAPVGPVILPPEISTALLPPAVTGMPMAAAEPRFDISAKKTPAAEFFMGLVAGSPYNMVVHPEVSGEITLSLKNATIPEVMEVVRNVYGYPFHRTETGFQVMPFGLQSKVFYVNYLNLVRRGVSQTRVSSGQVSEVVEDKNGQEDSQRAVSGSRIDTESLADFWRELAAALQAIVGSHEGRQVVVQPQAGVVVVRAMPEELQGVEAYLTAIQGTLQRQVILEAKILEVELSDGFQSGINWAALGRPGQDKTIVIGQTGGGTLFNQGISEIAGNSGTLNPLDLLLPEGTDTSAFGGVFSAALNLKDFTAFIELLETQGNVQVLSSPRISTVNNQKAVIKVGSDEFFVTDISSDTVTGTTATTTSDITLTPFFSGIALDVTPQIDSSGGVTLHIHPTISEVRDQQKTVTVGERPQILPLALSTVRESDSIVRARSGQVVVIGGLMQNSVVKDVASVPYLGKVPLLGPLFRHTQSSSRKSELVILLRPLVVQDSQAWDSEVSKSRQRIEGMGAYFQQGWQHSLTEQQGFSVRPAAR
- the gspM gene encoding type II secretion system protein GspM; translated protein: MNPLLGRLKTWGERLEKRSLRERALLLLGALALLAAAWHALLYQPIEERRRLLQARIQAIDVQTAQITAQGEQVIALHSQDPDQKNRLALQQLEAEIAAIGAELEGMADNLVSPREMPRLVEQVLSRQKGLRLLRMENLEPVALLEAPAGAALPGEMPNLYRHALRIEFEGSYVDTLAYLRELETLPRHLFWDELQIEVLRHPTSRVRLTVHTLSLKRGWIGV
- a CDS encoding PilN domain-containing protein, which produces MKQQINLFQSAALEPRVMLSAPTMLGVLLGAVALLTIASLAFLAQANRLNDELGRIEQHQAEASRRLDEIQNQYPPRQESQLLKQQLARLTVEREAQRPLAALLQAGLEEPGGFSGHLEGLAGQSLAGVWLRRIELAGGGRQVSLAGSALNPELVPRLVGRLSEEPVFGGLEFSRFEIERSEQRPDAVDFLLSNQEVSR
- the pilM gene encoding pilus assembly protein PilM, translated to MLKFPFRQAGAQDGVTGICEHPDGLGVVHLKRREGERPQVTVCRFIEARREQDRTALLQEAIRLHGLGRSRCVGVMGVGNYSLLQVDPPEVPEEEISSAVCWHIRDLIDYPVEEAIIDYFLVPNPAQPGRAKMAYVVAAPRVQVRNRAALLRAARLKVSAMDIPELVLRNLATLLPEEERGLALLQLGRHRGQITISRGGVLYLARSISVGAADLAEIAAEGDGQSAEEAGYRLQGMLDSIVLEIQRSLDFYGSSFSLPAIQSLVVAPLEQEVPRLTEYLADYLGISVRRLDLAALFEGAALSPLDQARCLPAFGAALRDVEGAP